A window of Rubricoccus marinus contains these coding sequences:
- the mfd gene encoding transcription-repair coupling factor, with translation MTLSDIRDLVASQSPFEFLRQRSDGMAPGQTIRVKGAAGSLPAFALADILEASGGPIIALLPESESADYLRSDLEQLLGGDDQVLFFPPTGQSPYDPEQLTDSLPLVQRADALGRLRDGFDGILVTSVEAISEKVPPPEAVGEETMSIRVGDEVAPEALMERLTGQGFEPVEFVSSPGEVATRGGILDVYPFAGGFPIRLEFFGDEVDEIREFDPANQRSVSSLDVARLIPNLGETTVEIGHGAVTPLAFLPDYTPLVTFDDARMLDFAKGLFDSAATAYADQTPDEDEAPVSPPETRYLSPESLQEAIANHPRIIFGTFASGDADVEVDLGGTPQPEVSGDVARLRQRLIERQANWTTAILCDSGSQKNRLFEILGGDREIGKEPPALLLVESLHEGFEIARSKLAIYTDHQIFDRYHRPTARRRKRASGGLTLRDVQALKPGDFVVHVDYGIGKFAGLQTITVRGQRQESVRMMFRDGDELFVNVGALHKLHKYTGKEGHQPRLTKLGTGAWERLKARTKKRVKDIARDLIKIYAARRASQGFAFSGDQIWQRELEASFQFEETPDQALAIDAVKEDMEKAVPMDRLVCGDVGFGKTEVAVRAAFKAVQDGKQVAVVVPTTILARQHIETFAKRMGRFPIRIAQMSRFVPKEEQKEIVKQIASGEVDIIIGTHRVVSKDVQFKDLGLLIVDEEQKFGVSVKEKLRKLRPNVDTLTLTATPIPRTLQFSLLGARDLSIIQTAPTNRQPVTTEIHTYSKDLIRDAILYEVGRGGQVFLVHNRVRDIEQMAGIIQSLAPDVRVRFAHGQMASDELERIMLDFMDGKFDVLVSTTIVESGLDVSNANTMIVNHAERHGLSDLHQLRGRVGRNDQRAFCYLMVPSIDGLTREARQRLQAVEEFSDLGSGINIAMRDLDIRGAGNMLGAEQSGFIEDVGFETYHNILDEAVQELRADEFAEVFADQDTAPPAPEPTVDVDDDVFIPQDYVANPVERLDLYRRLGAVEDASGADAFRDELADRFGPVPEHVETLLTLARMKPEAHRIRLPRVVWKNERLFLTVPDPKDDPYFHNRMLEAFMGALGASGKRFVMKDSRTGRLRAIVQDIPTLEAAETFLAALASRVEEATATAPEAAAT, from the coding sequence GTGACGCTCTCTGATATCCGCGACCTGGTCGCCTCCCAATCCCCGTTCGAGTTCCTCCGCCAGAGGTCGGATGGAATGGCTCCCGGCCAGACGATCCGCGTCAAGGGCGCCGCCGGTTCTCTCCCAGCGTTCGCGCTCGCGGACATTCTAGAGGCCTCTGGCGGACCGATTATCGCGCTGCTACCCGAGAGCGAATCGGCGGACTACTTGCGCTCTGATCTCGAGCAGTTGCTTGGCGGAGACGATCAGGTGCTCTTCTTCCCTCCTACCGGGCAGTCGCCGTACGACCCCGAGCAACTCACCGACTCGCTGCCGCTCGTGCAGCGAGCTGACGCGCTCGGCCGCTTGCGCGATGGGTTCGATGGCATTCTCGTGACGAGCGTTGAGGCGATCAGCGAGAAGGTGCCGCCGCCAGAGGCCGTGGGCGAAGAGACGATGTCGATCCGGGTCGGTGACGAGGTGGCGCCAGAGGCACTGATGGAGCGGCTTACCGGTCAGGGGTTCGAGCCGGTCGAGTTCGTCAGCTCACCCGGGGAGGTCGCGACGCGCGGCGGCATCCTCGATGTCTATCCCTTCGCCGGAGGCTTCCCGATCCGGCTCGAGTTCTTCGGCGACGAGGTGGATGAGATCCGAGAGTTCGACCCGGCGAACCAGCGCTCGGTCTCGAGCCTAGATGTGGCCCGATTGATCCCGAACCTTGGGGAAACCACCGTCGAGATCGGACATGGAGCCGTGACGCCACTGGCGTTTTTGCCAGACTATACGCCGTTAGTAACCTTCGATGATGCCCGCATGTTGGACTTCGCGAAGGGCCTATTCGATTCCGCTGCAACGGCTTACGCAGATCAAACCCCTGATGAAGACGAAGCTCCAGTGTCTCCTCCGGAAACCCGCTATTTGAGTCCAGAATCTCTGCAAGAGGCCATAGCTAACCATCCAAGGATTATCTTTGGCACGTTCGCCTCTGGCGACGCCGATGTCGAGGTCGATCTTGGAGGAACGCCTCAGCCAGAAGTCAGCGGCGACGTTGCGCGGCTACGCCAGAGGCTGATCGAGCGGCAAGCGAACTGGACGACCGCCATCCTCTGCGATAGCGGCTCGCAGAAAAACCGTCTCTTCGAAATTCTCGGCGGCGACCGCGAGATCGGAAAGGAGCCTCCCGCCCTCTTGCTCGTCGAGTCGCTGCACGAGGGGTTCGAGATCGCCAGAAGCAAGCTGGCCATCTACACGGACCACCAGATCTTCGACCGCTACCACCGCCCGACGGCGCGGCGGCGCAAGAGGGCCTCTGGCGGGCTCACGCTTCGCGACGTGCAGGCGCTCAAGCCTGGCGACTTCGTGGTGCACGTGGACTACGGCATCGGCAAGTTCGCGGGGCTCCAGACCATCACCGTCCGGGGGCAACGCCAGGAATCGGTGCGGATGATGTTTCGGGACGGGGACGAGCTGTTCGTCAACGTGGGTGCGCTCCACAAGCTGCACAAGTACACCGGCAAGGAGGGGCACCAGCCACGGCTCACAAAGTTGGGGACCGGCGCGTGGGAGCGGCTCAAGGCGCGGACCAAGAAGCGTGTCAAAGACATCGCGCGTGACCTCATCAAGATCTACGCGGCTCGACGCGCTTCGCAGGGCTTCGCGTTCTCTGGTGACCAAATCTGGCAGCGTGAGCTGGAAGCCTCGTTCCAGTTCGAAGAAACGCCAGACCAAGCGCTCGCCATCGACGCGGTCAAGGAGGACATGGAGAAAGCCGTGCCCATGGACCGGCTCGTGTGCGGTGACGTGGGCTTCGGCAAGACTGAGGTCGCAGTCCGCGCGGCGTTCAAAGCTGTGCAAGACGGTAAACAAGTCGCCGTCGTGGTGCCGACGACGATCCTCGCGCGGCAGCACATCGAGACGTTCGCCAAGCGGATGGGACGCTTTCCGATCCGTATCGCGCAGATGTCTCGATTTGTACCAAAAGAAGAGCAGAAAGAGATCGTCAAGCAGATCGCCTCTGGCGAGGTCGACATCATCATCGGGACGCACCGCGTGGTCTCGAAAGACGTTCAGTTCAAAGACCTCGGGCTCCTGATTGTGGATGAGGAGCAGAAATTCGGCGTCTCGGTCAAGGAAAAGCTTCGCAAGCTCCGCCCCAACGTGGACACCCTCACGCTAACGGCGACACCGATTCCGCGCACGCTCCAGTTCTCACTTCTCGGCGCGAGGGACCTCTCCATCATCCAAACGGCACCGACCAATCGGCAACCGGTTACAACGGAGATCCACACGTATTCGAAGGATCTCATTCGTGATGCGATTCTGTACGAAGTGGGCCGTGGCGGGCAGGTGTTCTTGGTTCACAACCGCGTGCGGGACATCGAGCAGATGGCCGGGATCATCCAGTCGCTCGCGCCGGACGTGCGGGTGCGGTTCGCACACGGCCAAATGGCCTCCGACGAGTTGGAGCGCATCATGCTCGACTTCATGGACGGCAAGTTCGACGTGCTCGTGAGCACGACGATCGTAGAAAGCGGCCTCGACGTCTCGAACGCTAACACGATGATCGTCAACCACGCTGAGCGCCACGGACTCTCCGATCTCCACCAGCTCCGCGGCCGGGTCGGCCGGAACGATCAGCGAGCGTTCTGCTACCTCATGGTGCCCAGTATCGACGGGCTCACGCGTGAGGCGCGCCAGAGGCTGCAGGCCGTCGAGGAGTTCTCGGACCTCGGCAGCGGCATCAACATCGCCATGCGCGACCTCGACATCCGCGGTGCAGGCAACATGCTCGGCGCCGAGCAGAGTGGCTTCATTGAGGACGTGGGCTTCGAGACGTACCACAACATCTTGGACGAGGCCGTTCAAGAGCTCAGGGCTGACGAGTTCGCCGAGGTCTTCGCAGACCAAGACACCGCCCCGCCCGCACCGGAGCCGACGGTGGACGTGGACGACGACGTGTTTATCCCGCAGGACTACGTCGCCAACCCCGTGGAGCGCCTGGACCTCTACCGCCGCCTGGGCGCCGTGGAAGACGCCTCTGGCGCCGACGCCTTCCGCGACGAACTCGCCGACCGCTTCGGCCCTGTCCCCGAGCACGTTGAAACGCTGCTCACGCTCGCGCGAATGAAGCCCGAAGCGCACCGCATCCGGCTCCCGCGCGTG
- the murQ gene encoding N-acetylmuramic acid 6-phosphate etherase — protein MSDPILFEQLQKLTTEKRNPKSMDIDVAPLARVLEIIHEADREAVDSVTPELPYVAKAVEILVDAFQNGGRLFYAGAGTSGRLGVLDASECPPTFGTDPEQFQGLIAGGQEAMFKAQEGAEDHESYGADAIDEAGVTSKDVVCGIAASRRTPYVAGAVQRGKEIGARTLFVTCNPRDAFEASDLDAITDVAMCADVGPEVIMGSTRMKSGTATKLILNMLSTASMVRMGKVYENMMVDLQMTNAKLVERSRRIVMTASGVDYDAAGAALDAAGGHVKTALVMLLADVDAEAARQRIEAGGGFVRHAIQGTAPEA, from the coding sequence GTGTCTGACCCCATCCTGTTCGAGCAACTCCAAAAGCTGACCACCGAGAAGCGCAACCCGAAGTCGATGGACATCGACGTCGCGCCTCTGGCGAGAGTGCTGGAGATCATCCACGAGGCCGACCGCGAGGCGGTGGACTCCGTAACACCGGAGCTGCCCTATGTAGCCAAGGCCGTCGAGATCCTCGTCGATGCGTTCCAGAATGGAGGGCGCCTGTTTTATGCCGGCGCTGGCACGAGCGGACGCCTCGGCGTCCTTGACGCTTCGGAATGCCCGCCCACGTTCGGGACCGATCCAGAGCAGTTCCAGGGCCTCATCGCGGGCGGCCAGGAGGCCATGTTCAAAGCTCAGGAAGGCGCGGAGGACCACGAGTCCTACGGAGCCGACGCGATCGACGAAGCCGGCGTTACCTCAAAAGACGTCGTGTGCGGCATCGCAGCTAGCCGCCGCACGCCGTACGTAGCAGGAGCCGTGCAGCGTGGCAAAGAGATCGGCGCACGCACGCTGTTCGTGACCTGCAACCCGCGCGACGCCTTCGAAGCTTCGGACCTCGACGCGATCACCGATGTCGCCATGTGCGCCGACGTCGGCCCCGAGGTCATCATGGGGTCCACACGGATGAAGAGTGGAACGGCCACCAAGCTCATCCTGAACATGCTCTCGACCGCCAGCATGGTCCGCATGGGGAAGGTCTACGAGAACATGATGGTCGACCTCCAGATGACCAACGCGAAGCTCGTCGAGCGCTCGCGGCGGATCGTCATGACGGCCTCTGGCGTCGACTACGACGCGGCAGGCGCCGCGCTCGACGCCGCGGGCGGGCACGTCAAGACCGCCCTCGTCATGCTCCTCGCCGACGTGGACGCCGAGGCGGCACGTCAGAGAATCGAAGCTGGCGGAGGGTTCGTCCGCCACGCCATCCAGGGCACGGCGCCAGAGGCCTAA